One genomic window of Fibrobacter sp. UWP2 includes the following:
- a CDS encoding SUMF1/EgtB/PvdO family nonheme iron enzyme: MKNTRITFITLFILIVASFAANDKLYEMDGTMVGPSNKTKGPKALAKTNHDIGKNNSILEQIYNNPDTIHISLKDSIHWLEMEKNTNYTICIDGANDGLWKGNDFSYKKELNCIHLNSGKYVKNGKIWYTTKLGSVYTFNILVGMKYIDLSKQDHLLGYSMVNISTNQYGQIHDRDPARFEKINKVLAVDVYKVTECEFIQVLWDSIPSQTNDKYPENYNFWIKKKKEMNKNDLCDIHDSAAIRVFLYNAFIYANNRSIRDGLQPVYTLKIDNNPDNFSTNKKNSDFYIKGYAFFKSNADWDMIFVKINKKANGYRLPYYDEWMALARGGNKKNYANIWGGIKDSNLAAQYAWFGNRNSDDPIFARSDEWKKESCGEWKQNSQPVGMLKPNAFGLYDMMGLVCENVILENKNLYDYERFTTCKGGFLTDSLENMNLSAHCDARNGAVKTFQGLRLVRQLK; encoded by the coding sequence ATGAAAAATACAAGAATAACCTTCATCACTCTATTTATTCTAATTGTAGCATCTTTTGCTGCAAACGATAAATTGTATGAAATGGATGGAACAATGGTTGGTCCTTCCAACAAAACTAAAGGCCCCAAAGCCTTGGCAAAAACAAATCACGATATAGGAAAAAACAATAGTATTTTAGAACAAATTTATAACAACCCAGATACCATTCACATCTCATTGAAAGATTCAATTCATTGGCTTGAAATGGAGAAAAATACAAATTACACAATCTGTATAGATGGCGCAAATGATGGCCTATGGAAAGGAAACGATTTCTCATATAAAAAAGAGCTTAATTGCATTCATTTAAATTCAGGGAAATATGTCAAAAATGGGAAAATTTGGTACACGACCAAATTGGGTAGTGTTTACACATTCAACATTCTTGTTGGGATGAAATATATAGATTTGTCAAAGCAGGATCACCTTCTCGGATATTCTATGGTTAATATTAGCACCAATCAATACGGGCAAATACACGATCGTGATCCAGCAAGATTCGAAAAAATAAACAAAGTTCTTGCTGTAGATGTATATAAAGTGACAGAATGTGAATTTATCCAAGTTTTATGGGATTCAATTCCATCACAGACAAACGACAAATATCCTGAAAATTATAATTTTTGGATCAAAAAAAAGAAGGAGATGAATAAAAATGATTTATGCGATATTCATGATTCTGCTGCAATTCGTGTATTTCTATACAATGCCTTTATTTATGCGAATAATCGTAGCATAAGAGATGGCTTGCAGCCAGTTTACACTTTAAAGATAGACAATAATCCAGACAATTTTTCAACCAACAAAAAAAATAGTGATTTTTACATTAAAGGATACGCTTTTTTCAAATCAAATGCTGATTGGGATATGATTTTTGTAAAAATCAACAAAAAAGCTAATGGTTATCGCCTACCTTATTATGACGAATGGATGGCGTTAGCTAGAGGCGGTAACAAAAAAAATTACGCCAACATTTGGGGTGGCATAAAAGATTCCAATTTAGCAGCACAATATGCTTGGTTTGGAAACCGTAATTCTGATGATCCAATATTTGCAAGAAGCGACGAGTGGAAGAAAGAATCATGCGGAGAATGGAAACAAAATTCTCAACCAGTTGGAATGCTGAAGCCTAACGCATTTGGACTCTATGATATGATGGGATTGGTATGTGAAAATGTCATATTGGAGAATAAAAATCTATACGATTACGAAAGATTTACAACATGCAAAGGTGGCTTTTTGACTGATTCACTTGAAAATATGAATCTCAGTGCACATTGTGATGCAAGAAATGGAGCAGTAAAAACCTT
- a CDS encoding carbohydrate binding domain-containing protein yields the protein MKQLHSYIFAILCLLGLDSAFALNFPYSEWSLANYEGAYATFNEGFVSVANGGSDYWHVQLTRSNIELQAGKTYEVKFYLQGVSARRYVEVRIGRDGFPYDAFAEFGEVAATVNGRTVTKTFTMQSGNVSNARFEFNLGKNSGTVYLSDVSLNCLDCGSNQNISGNNSYATSASDWGYVVVADMVDFRDNSMSLGDVFGQNLELGVDSKIYGNVDASSHCFLRERANISGDLRYTSQCEEQNGVVAKTKSAATLSKPIVGIPNIVAGVTPVSVGLDQNVTVSPNNYGAFYANARSKVHFSSGSYTFQNIFTEPDAEFAFDLTSGPITINVLGNVRFGDRNTFSITGGNPSEILWNVAGENVDMGTDGLYFGKFVAPSAFVRIPSRSHLVGAVYANKFQIEPQSTVSQEPRATEISHSEEHFGPFFEPGVFRYVSQLPLSASAIEMFVYADNAQFKVNGETSTTVELPSSNVTANISLTRNMISGFPAEAFSSSYVFNFTKSANYRIYWNPQTQCKQGCDGTTAATAVGDFATVLETAKATGREINMAGGVWNVADNFTDGIVPWKVGFELVGYKGDIWDLNSEKDLPLLNMGGNTHVEIEGRSPRSIIGLRLENGFNAENGGTIHSDNQKLLLKNIVIAKSKSNKNGGALATSDSLYLETTHFTQNTSKGNGGAISAQGEISMLNVIYLSNTTALNGGAINLLGGNTYIGNAIFYDNHAADNGGAINNDGATLNLWNATFFANGATTKNGAISGKAKGSIGNSIFWKNTTATCTGECAEEVVAGYSATNSSFSKNYIGTNIYIGDPKLANENNPAGENEYMNYDAGINLDQKSNLLKAGVKNNFAPQYDIVDMEREDDAIALGPYANAMPSKNATFGVLDEEGNVVAKKPAIPLISAVMGTYHRKYLMHSPYARVWKATIDRNKKTKKLKKARVKLWVKDKDGNKRTEDPVVEFDVFRNGDENGQCVFQTMTKNEGKPILFSKRLKDAGEYDEAIVIYMGAVTDYFYYEAKEK from the coding sequence TTGAAACAGTTACATTCTTATATTTTTGCCATTCTTTGTCTATTAGGGCTAGATAGCGCTTTTGCTCTTAATTTCCCGTATTCTGAATGGAGTCTTGCAAATTACGAAGGGGCGTATGCGACCTTTAACGAGGGCTTTGTTTCTGTAGCCAATGGTGGCTCGGACTATTGGCATGTTCAACTGACCCGCAGCAATATCGAATTACAGGCTGGCAAGACATACGAAGTCAAGTTTTACCTACAGGGTGTTAGTGCCCGCCGCTATGTAGAAGTTCGCATCGGGCGCGATGGTTTCCCTTATGATGCTTTCGCCGAATTCGGTGAAGTTGCGGCGACCGTAAACGGACGGACTGTAACAAAGACTTTCACGATGCAGTCGGGCAATGTCAGCAACGCCCGATTTGAATTCAATCTTGGTAAAAATTCCGGGACGGTTTATCTTTCTGATGTCAGTCTGAATTGCCTTGACTGCGGTTCGAACCAAAATATAAGCGGAAACAATTCTTATGCAACATCTGCAAGCGATTGGGGATACGTTGTCGTTGCCGACATGGTCGATTTCCGTGATAATTCCATGTCTTTGGGCGATGTATTCGGTCAAAATCTTGAACTTGGGGTGGATTCCAAGATTTACGGTAATGTCGATGCTTCGAGCCATTGTTTCTTGCGTGAACGGGCGAACATCAGCGGTGATTTGCGTTATACTAGCCAATGCGAGGAACAAAACGGTGTCGTAGCCAAGACAAAGAGTGCGGCAACTCTATCAAAGCCTATTGTCGGAATTCCAAACATCGTTGCAGGGGTGACTCCAGTCTCTGTTGGACTTGACCAAAACGTTACAGTATCGCCGAATAATTACGGTGCGTTCTATGCCAATGCAAGATCCAAAGTTCATTTCTCTTCTGGTTCTTATACTTTCCAGAATATCTTTACGGAACCTGACGCCGAGTTTGCGTTTGACTTGACTTCCGGCCCGATTACAATAAATGTCTTGGGAAATGTCCGCTTCGGCGACCGCAACACGTTCTCCATTACGGGCGGAAACCCCAGCGAAATTTTATGGAATGTCGCCGGCGAGAATGTCGATATGGGAACGGACGGCTTGTATTTTGGAAAATTCGTCGCACCGTCCGCATTCGTTCGCATTCCGTCGCGATCGCACCTTGTCGGAGCCGTGTATGCCAACAAATTCCAGATAGAGCCGCAATCTACGGTTTCTCAGGAACCTCGGGCAACCGAAATCTCCCACAGCGAAGAACATTTCGGACCGTTCTTTGAGCCTGGAGTGTTCCGCTATGTTTCACAGTTGCCGCTTTCCGCGTCTGCTATCGAAATGTTTGTCTATGCGGATAACGCCCAATTCAAGGTGAACGGCGAAACATCGACAACGGTCGAACTTCCGTCTTCTAATGTAACCGCAAACATATCGCTGACCAGGAACATGATTTCGGGGTTCCCCGCCGAAGCGTTCAGTAGCAGTTATGTATTCAATTTTACCAAGAGTGCAAACTACCGCATCTACTGGAATCCGCAGACCCAGTGCAAGCAGGGTTGCGACGGTACTACCGCAGCGACTGCCGTGGGCGACTTCGCGACTGTTCTCGAAACAGCCAAGGCGACAGGCCGCGAAATTAACATGGCGGGTGGCGTTTGGAATGTGGCCGACAACTTTACGGACGGCATTGTTCCTTGGAAAGTCGGTTTTGAACTGGTCGGATACAAGGGTGACATTTGGGATTTGAATTCTGAAAAAGATCTCCCGCTTTTGAACATGGGCGGAAATACTCATGTGGAAATCGAAGGTCGTTCTCCACGCAGCATTATCGGCCTACGCCTTGAAAATGGATTCAATGCCGAAAACGGTGGAACAATCCATTCCGACAACCAGAAACTGCTTTTGAAAAACATCGTTATCGCAAAGTCTAAATCAAACAAAAACGGCGGAGCCTTGGCAACAAGTGATTCCTTGTATCTCGAAACAACTCACTTCACACAGAATACATCGAAAGGAAATGGCGGCGCAATCTCTGCTCAGGGAGAAATCAGCATGCTGAATGTAATCTATTTGAGCAATACGACTGCTCTTAACGGTGGAGCCATAAATCTTTTAGGTGGCAACACCTACATCGGCAACGCAATTTTCTATGACAACCATGCTGCGGACAATGGCGGTGCAATCAACAATGATGGCGCAACCCTAAACCTTTGGAATGCAACATTCTTCGCAAACGGTGCTACGACAAAAAATGGAGCAATATCAGGCAAGGCTAAAGGCTCTATAGGCAACAGCATTTTCTGGAAGAATACAACGGCAACATGCACAGGAGAGTGTGCAGAAGAAGTTGTCGCCGGCTATAGCGCAACAAATTCATCTTTCTCGAAAAACTACATAGGAACAAACATCTACATCGGCGACCCCAAACTCGCAAACGAAAATAATCCAGCCGGCGAAAACGAATATATGAATTACGATGCAGGAATCAATCTTGATCAAAAGTCAAACCTATTGAAAGCTGGCGTAAAGAACAATTTCGCTCCACAATACGACATTGTGGATATGGAACGTGAAGATGACGCAATTGCTTTGGGCCCTTACGCAAACGCAATGCCGTCAAAGAACGCAACATTTGGTGTATTGGACGAAGAAGGAAACGTGGTGGCGAAAAAGCCTGCTATACCTTTGATTAGCGCCGTAATGGGCACCTATCATAGAAAGTATCTTATGCATTCACCTTATGCTAGAGTTTGGAAAGCAACAATCGACAGAAATAAGAAAACAAAAAAATTAAAAAAAGCCCGCGTTAAGTTATGGGTTAAAGATAAAGATGGAAACAAACGCACCGAAGATCCCGTTGTTGAATTTGATGTTTTCCGCAATGGTGATGAAAACGGTCAATGCGTTTTCCAAACAATGACAAAAAATGAAGGCAAGCCAATATTATTTTCCAAGCGTTTGAAGGATGCTGGCGAGTATGACGAGGCTATTGTAATTTACATGGGCGCAGTTACAGATTACTTCTATTACGAAGCAAAGGAGAAGTAG